One window of the Allorhizobium ampelinum S4 genome contains the following:
- a CDS encoding ABC transporter substrate-binding protein, with the protein MRSTRQFFRALSLCAVAAASLTASTALSQAAEKITIMVGGFEKQIYLPAKLTESLGYFKEEGLDVELLNEAAGVDAENQLLAGAVHGVVGFYDHCVDLQAKGKFVESVVQFSQAPGEVQLVSTKNPEIKNFADFKGKTLGVTGLGSSTNFLTLYMASKAGLKPGEIVTIPVGAGGTFIAAMQQASIQGGMTTEPTISRMVKTGEASILVDLRTVDKTREALGGTYPAASLYMETAWVKEHKEDVQKLANAFVKTLKFINTHSAAEIAEKMPKDFYVGDKEGYIKALEAGKGMFTPDGVMPEDGPPTVLAVLSEFSKNVKGKKIDLSKTYTTEFVKNAKF; encoded by the coding sequence ATGCGTTCCACACGCCAATTTTTCCGCGCACTTTCGCTGTGCGCAGTCGCTGCCGCCAGCCTGACGGCCAGCACCGCGCTGTCGCAGGCTGCCGAAAAGATCACCATCATGGTCGGCGGTTTTGAAAAGCAGATCTATCTGCCCGCCAAACTGACCGAGAGCCTTGGCTATTTCAAGGAAGAAGGCCTTGATGTCGAGCTGCTGAACGAAGCGGCTGGCGTCGATGCCGAAAACCAGCTTCTGGCCGGTGCTGTGCACGGCGTGGTCGGTTTCTACGACCATTGCGTCGATCTGCAAGCCAAGGGCAAGTTCGTCGAATCCGTCGTACAATTCAGCCAGGCACCGGGCGAAGTCCAGCTGGTTTCAACCAAGAACCCTGAAATCAAGAACTTTGCCGATTTCAAGGGCAAGACGCTGGGTGTGACCGGGCTTGGCTCCTCCACCAATTTCCTCACCCTCTACATGGCCTCCAAGGCCGGGTTGAAGCCCGGCGAGATTGTCACCATTCCGGTCGGAGCGGGCGGCACGTTCATTGCCGCCATGCAGCAGGCCAGCATCCAGGGCGGCATGACCACCGAACCGACGATTTCGCGCATGGTGAAGACCGGCGAAGCCTCGATTCTGGTCGATCTGCGCACCGTGGACAAGACCCGCGAAGCACTGGGCGGCACCTATCCGGCCGCCTCGCTCTACATGGAAACCGCCTGGGTCAAGGAACATAAGGAAGACGTGCAGAAGCTTGCTAACGCCTTCGTCAAGACGCTGAAATTCATCAACACCCATTCGGCTGCCGAAATCGCTGAAAAAATGCCGAAGGATTTCTACGTTGGCGATAAGGAGGGCTATATCAAGGCTCTCGAGGCTGGCAAGGGCATGTTCACCCCCGATGGCGTGATGCCGGAAGATGGCCCGCCGACGGTTCTGGCCGTGCTCTCGGAGTTTTCCAAGAACGTCAAGGGCAAGAAGATCGACCTGTCCAAGACCTATACGACCGAATTCGTCAAGAACGCCAAGTTCTGA
- a CDS encoding ABC transporter permease, with protein sequence MADISMQSPATPAATFRAGTSDKEIEAAALKSVKRRKQIVLFWQIAILVGVLTLWQVASDQTWIDPFFYASPYAVVERIYDWAVNGTTEGSLWYNLGITMEEALIGFFSGSIAGVVVGIGLGRNKLLSDIFSVYIKAINSIPRVVLAPIFIMIMGLGLASKVALAFIMVFFVVFANAFQGVREADQDMIANARILGASDWQVTKAVIVPSAMSWIFASLHVSFGFAIIGAIVGEFVGARYGIGQLISIAKGTFDAAGMFAAIVLVMIITLAAEYVMTLIENRLAKWRPQQSLDTH encoded by the coding sequence ATGGCAGACATTAGCATGCAAAGCCCGGCCACACCTGCGGCCACCTTTCGCGCCGGCACGTCCGACAAGGAAATCGAGGCCGCCGCCCTCAAATCCGTCAAGCGCCGCAAGCAGATCGTGCTGTTCTGGCAAATCGCCATTCTGGTTGGCGTGCTGACACTCTGGCAGGTGGCTTCCGACCAGACCTGGATCGACCCGTTCTTCTATGCCAGCCCCTATGCGGTGGTGGAGCGGATCTATGACTGGGCCGTCAATGGCACCACGGAAGGGTCGCTCTGGTACAATCTCGGCATTACCATGGAAGAGGCGCTGATCGGCTTCTTCTCCGGCTCGATTGCCGGTGTGGTGGTCGGTATCGGCCTTGGTCGCAACAAGCTGCTGTCGGACATTTTCTCCGTCTATATCAAGGCGATCAACTCTATCCCCCGCGTGGTTTTGGCGCCAATCTTCATCATGATCATGGGCCTCGGCCTTGCCTCCAAGGTGGCGCTGGCCTTCATCATGGTGTTCTTCGTGGTATTCGCCAACGCCTTCCAGGGCGTGCGCGAAGCCGACCAGGACATGATTGCCAATGCCCGCATTCTCGGTGCCAGCGACTGGCAGGTGACCAAGGCGGTGATCGTGCCCTCAGCGATGAGCTGGATCTTCGCCAGCCTGCACGTCTCCTTCGGCTTTGCTATCATCGGTGCCATCGTCGGCGAATTCGTCGGCGCCCGCTACGGCATCGGCCAGTTGATCTCGATTGCCAAAGGCACCTTCGACGCCGCTGGCATGTTCGCCGCCATCGTCCTCGTCATGATCATCACACTCGCCGCCGAATATGTGATGACGCTGATCGAAAACCGCCTGGCCAAATGGCGCCCGCAGCAGAGCCTCGACACGCATTGA
- a CDS encoding ABC transporter ATP-binding protein: protein MAKDQSRTPAIELINVTRRFVSPTGKTLTALKDFNMAVERGEFVAVVGPTGCGKSTTLNLVTGLAKPSAGEVRLMGGPVNGIDPRVGFAFQKDALFPWKNVIDNVMAGPLFRGKSKTEAEKLAKDWLARVGLGKFLHHYPHQLSGGMRKRVALAQTFINEPEILLMDEPFSALDVQTRTVMHEELLKLWAERKASVIFVTHDLEEAVALADKVYVLTAGPATVKSVYPIALPRPRVVSEIRYEPEFVEYCKTIWEDMRQEVETSYRRASEAA from the coding sequence ATGGCCAAAGATCAGAGCCGGACCCCGGCTATCGAACTCATTAATGTGACGCGCCGTTTCGTCTCCCCCACCGGCAAGACGCTGACCGCGCTGAAAGATTTCAACATGGCGGTGGAGCGCGGCGAATTCGTCGCCGTCGTCGGCCCGACCGGCTGCGGCAAATCCACCACGCTTAACCTCGTCACCGGCCTTGCCAAGCCCAGCGCTGGCGAAGTGCGGTTGATGGGCGGCCCGGTCAACGGCATCGACCCACGCGTCGGCTTCGCCTTTCAGAAGGATGCGCTGTTTCCGTGGAAGAATGTCATCGACAATGTCATGGCCGGTCCGCTGTTTCGCGGCAAATCCAAAACCGAAGCAGAAAAGCTGGCGAAAGACTGGCTGGCCCGCGTCGGCCTTGGCAAGTTCCTGCATCACTATCCCCACCAGCTTTCGGGCGGCATGAGGAAGCGCGTGGCCTTGGCCCAGACCTTCATCAACGAGCCGGAAATCCTGCTGATGGACGAGCCGTTCTCGGCGCTGGACGTTCAGACCCGCACCGTGATGCATGAGGAATTGCTGAAGCTGTGGGCCGAGCGCAAGGCCTCGGTGATTTTCGTCACCCACGATCTGGAAGAAGCCGTAGCGCTGGCCGACAAGGTCTATGTGCTGACCGCCGGTCCGGCCACGGTGAAATCCGTCTACCCCATCGCGCTGCCGCGCCCGCGTGTTGTCTCCGAGATCCGCTACGAGCCGGAATTTGTCGAATATTGCAAGACGATCTGGGAAGACATGCGCCAGGAAGTGGAAACCAGCTACCGCCGCGCCAGCGAAGCCGCCTGA